The Streptomyces sp. NBC_00162 sequence ATCGGCGTCAACGCCCGCAACCTCAAGGACCTCAAGGTCGACCGCTCCACCTTCGAGCGCGTCGTCCCGGAGATCCCGGCCCACATCGTCAAGATCGCCGAGTCCGGCATCCGCGGGCCGCACGACCTGATCGCCTACGCCAACGAGGGCGCCGACGCCGTCCTCGTCGGGGAGTCCCTGGTGACCGGCCGCGACCCGAAGGCGGCCGTGGCCGACCTCGTCGCCGCCGGCGCCCACCCCGCCCTGCGCCACGGGCGGAGCTGACCCGTCCCCATGGCCCACGACCGCTCCTCCGTCCGCACCCGACCCGGCCGCCGTGGCCCGGTCGGCGTGCCGACGGCGCACGCGCCCCTGGCGCGCGGCTGCCGCCCTCGCGGCTGCCGCGCCCCGGCCCGGCGCGTGCACGGGCGGCGGGTCCGGTACGTGATCGGCTCCGAGCCCGGTCAGGTCAACGGCATGCGATGGCGTCCGGGAGACGCGCCGTAA is a genomic window containing:
- the trpM gene encoding tryptophan biosynthesis modulator TrpM, which produces MAHDRSSVRTRPGRRGPVGVPTAHAPLARGCRPRGCRAPARRVHGRRVRYVIGSEPGQVNGMRWRPGDAP